In Meiothermus ruber DSM 1279, the following proteins share a genomic window:
- a CDS encoding SHOCT domain-containing protein: MMHWWPYGYGMMGGWGWLGMLIQLAILVLLIYLLVRAFSRPASSEGRDRALEILRERYARGEIDKETFERMKHDLNG; encoded by the coding sequence ATGATGCACTGGTGGCCTTATGGCTATGGCATGATGGGCGGCTGGGGTTGGCTGGGCATGCTGATTCAGCTTGCCATCCTGGTGCTACTGATCTACCTTCTGGTGCGGGCTTTCTCCCGCCCAGCCTCGAGCGAGGGAAGAGACCGCGCCCTGGAGATCCTGCGGGAACGCTACGCCAGAGGAGAGATCGATAAGGAGACCTTCGAGCGCATGAAGCACGACCTGAATGGGTGA